Part of the Paenibacillus aurantius genome, CGGAAGAAGAAAAGCGGTTTGGCACAAGGCCCGCAGCCGTCTTCCCCGGAGATGATAGACCAGCAGGGCTCCGGCAAGGGGCATCACCAGCTGGATAAGGGCATAAGCCCCTGTCAGAACCGCCATGTTCCGCAGGGCGATATGAAACGTAGGGTCTGAGGCCAGGGCTTTGTAATGGGTTAGACCGGTCCAGCGGTTAAGATTAGCCCCGTTCCACTCATAGAACGATTTCAGAAGGGCAATGGCCAGCGGGTAAAATTTAAAGATGCCCATGGAAGCGAAGATGGGGATCAGGAACCCGTAGGGCATCAGCTTGCGGCTTAATCCGGCCGAACCCGGGCGGGTCCCGGACTGCTTCGTCTTGCCAGATACGGTCGGTTTCATCCTGCCCCTCCTTCGCTCCCCTGGTCGTTATCGTTTATTCATTCATGCTGCGGTAACGGCCGGGAGAGCAGCCGACCTTGCGCCGGAACAGCTGGGTAAAGAAGGCGGGGTCCTCGTAGCCGACTCGATGGGCCACGCTGATGACCTTTTCATCCCCCTCCTCCAAATATTGCTTGGCCCGGTCGATGCGGATGCTGTGAATGCGGTCGGTTACCGTTTCCCCCGTTTCCTGCTTGAAGATCCGATTGAGCTGCCGGGAGCTGATGCCGAACAGCTCGCACAGCTCGGGGATCGGAAGCTTCTTGTCGAAATGCCTTTCAAGAAACCCGGTGATCCGGCGGACAAGCAGCGTATGCTCCCCTTCCTTCGTTTTCCTGCTTTCCTTCACCAGCCGCATCGTATAGCAGCGGGACAACAGAACGAGCAGCTGCAGCATTTGAAGCTTCAGGATGGTCTGGAATCCCGAGCGGCGCGCCTCCCATTCGGCAATCATCCCCTCAAGCAGCGAAAGCACTTGAGCGGAGCTGTTACCGTTCAGGTTAAGCCGGTGGTGAAACCGCTCTCTTTTGTCAAGAAACGGATGCACGTAGAAGTAATCCATCGATTGGGAGATGCCGAGCTCCTTCAGCAGGGACTCGTGAATCAGCTCCGGGGTAAAGAGACAATTGATGATCTCCAGCCTCTCCCCGGGTTCGGTACGATAGGCATGCACTTCCCCCGGATTGATAATGAAAACGTCCCCCGCGTGGATCGGGTAGCTCTCCTCCTCGAACAGATGCTCACCGCTCCCGCTGACGAGATACACCAGCTCGATAAAATCATGGCTGTGCTCGGCCGGAAGGTTGTGCTCGTCGTGGAAGCAGCGGTTGATATAGAAGGGCAGCGGAAGCTCGTTCATGAATTGGGACCGTTTTAACTGCCTGACCATCCTCAACACCTCCTACTCCGGCGAATAGGCCATAGTGGTAAAAAGCGCCAATGCCTCCTGGCTCGTGTCCAGGCGGCTGTGCTGCACGACAACGGGCACGCTGCTCTCCACCTGAATGGCGTAGGGCACGCCCACCGGAACGGGGTTCCCCTCATCATCCGTCAGCCGGTCGAGCCGGATGTGATGCGTCCGCCTGGCCCCGCAGAACGAGCGGAAGCGGTCCATGGGCTCCCGGTCCTCAAAGTAAAACGTCAAGCGGATCGCGGCGTCCTCCTCACCCAGATTGAGAACGCAAACCGCTTCGTGGCTGATCTGCTCCCCGGTGCTGCGGGCGGGCAGGTAGCCGTCGGGAATAAGCCAGATGGTCTTGCCGATCATTCGCTTCCCTCCCTTTCCTTTGCTTTCCTTGTCTCCATCATACAGCTCCAAGCCCGCCAGATCATAGCCTTTTCGGCCATTTAACAAGTCATTTGCGCCATCTTTCGAGCGGAGAAGCAGGTTATCCGGCCAGGATGACCTCGATCGCTCTCCGCTGAAGGCTCTGAACATGGCCGGCAGGCGCCTGAGAGTCTGTAATGACCGAGTGAATTCCGTCCCAGCCGCTGATCATGGTAAAGGCCTGCACATCGAATTTGCTTCCGTCCGCAAGGACGAATACTTGATCCGCCATTGCCACCATTTTGCGTTTGACGCGGGCCTGAAGCTCATTGGATTCGCTTATTCCGCGCTCCAGATGGACGCCTTTGCAGGAGAGAAAGGCTTTGTTGACGTGATATTCCTCGAGAAACTGCTCGGCCAGCGGGCCGACATAGGATAGTGATTTGGGGACGAGGGTCCCCCCCGTTCCAATCACGGTTATGTTCTTTCTTTCGCTGAGCAGGAGGCTGATCCGGAGGGAATTGGTAAGCACGGTGAGCGGGATGTCCGGCAGCTGCACGGCCAGCTGGATGGCTGTAGTGCTCGCATCGAGGACGATCCGGTCGTTCGGCTCCAGCAGCCGGGCCGCAGCCGCGGCAATGCTCTGCTTCTCCCCGGCATGCACGGCCTCGCGCAGCTCGTGGGAGGTTTCCGTCGACTGGGCCTGAGCCCGGACCGCTCCTCCATAGCTGCGGAGAAGATGGCCCTCGCTTTCGAGACGGTCCAGATCCCGCCGGATGGTTTCGTCCGTCACCCGGCACAGCTGGCTGAGATCGGCCACCCTTACGCTTCCCCATTCGTTAACCAGCCTCAGAATATGCTGATACCTCTCCGCGGCAAGCATCTAGGTCCCCTCCTCCCCTATCGTATGGCCGACCGGATCATGCCCGGACGAGTAGCGGCTTCCGCTCCTTCCTGTACGATTATCCATCGTCACCTCATCCGGTCGAAGTTGAGCACCCGGTCTTTCACCTGAACGAAGTTATCTGGGTTGACATACTCCAAAATAAACGGGAGCCCTTCCGTATGCCGGTGATACAGCTCCAGAAAGGCCGGCCAGCGGATATCTCCGTCTCCGACGATCCGACCGTAAGCATCGTTTACCTTGCGGTCCTTTCCGTGAAAGTAAGCGATGTGGGGGGCCAGATAGGAGAACATGTCCTCCTCCGAGCTGTTCGCAATGAGGTTAGCCGGATCGAGCAGCACTTGAACGTGCTCCGAGCCGACCTGTTCCAGGAAATCCCTTGTCCGCTTGGCGCTCGGTACAACGTCGAGGACACATGGCTCAAGGGCGACCTTAACGCCATAATGACCCGCCCGTTCGGCGAGCCATCGGAAGGTGTCCACGAAGGCGGCAAAGACCGATTCATACGTTTCGGCTTGAATGCCTCTCTTCCCCGGGACGAAGCCGCATTCGGTGGCTACCACCGGAACTCCGCAGGACGCCGCCAGCTCCATATGGCGCTCGAAGTATGCGAGGTTGGCTTGCAGCTCTTCCTTATCCGGCTCCAGCAGATTGGTGAAGACGCCGAGGGAGGCCACTTCCACGCCGTGCCGGCGGTACGTTTCCACGATGTCCCGGCAGCGTTCGTTCGTCATGGCCGACAGATCCGAGCGTCCGTTATATTTCCAATAATTCGAATCCGTTTGGGAGAAGCACAGCTCCGTCCAGACGAACCCATTCGACGCCATCTTCTGCGCCGCTTCCTCGTTGGTGAGCTTAGGAAAGCTTCGGGATACGACTCCTATTTCCATATGGGTCACGATCCTTTCTTGGGGAGATGAAGAGCACGCGGCTCGCCGCGCCGCCAGGGAACGGCGAAGCCGGTCAGCAGAAGCGCCGCCAGGCCGGTCAGCGCGAGCCAAACCTCCCTGCCTCCGGCGGGTGCCGTTCCCAAAGCCATGGGGAGTCCCCGGCAAAGAAGCAGCAGCCACAGCTGGACGGCAAGGAGCCGGGCGGCGGCAGTCCAGCCCCGCCTGCGCATAATCCGGGTCCGTAAAAAGTGCTGACTGTAGAAAACATAGGCGAGCCACAAGATGCCGAACAGCAGAAAGGTCATGTTGTCGATACCTTTCCAGGAGAAGGGGTCCACCCGGTTATAAGCCAGCAGGCTCAGCACCAGGCTGCGGAGCTCGAGCCAATTCCAGAGGCCGAGGACGGAAGCGAGAGCGGCTCCCGCCAGGGAGAGAAGGGCCGCCGAATTCCGCCGGCGATGTTCCAGCAGGGGATCCATCATCCCGCCTCCCTTTCTTCCCGGGCTACCCTTTGCAGAACCTGCAAAGTGTGCCGGCGGGCCTCTTCGCTCTCTACAAGCGAAGTCCGTTTGACGAAATCGGCCAGGCGGGCAAGCTTGCGGGCGTAAGCTTGACGCGCCTTTTTCTGCAGCCTCTGCAGCTCATCGGTCCGGTTCTGCTCCTGGAGAGGAATCATTCTTCGGAGATAAGGAAGGGTCCACTCCTGCGGGACGGCTCCCGTGGCGGCGATCGTTTCCAGATCGGCCAGCTTGCTCCCGATCAACCGGCTCAGCCAGAAGCGCATATACCACAGAGAGGCCATCATGATAAGAGCCAGGAATAGGGCGAACAGAAGCAGGGTCAGCAGGATGGTGCTCATAGCCCGGCCGCCCCCCTCAGCTCCAGCTCTCCGGCAAAATGACAAGCCGCGTAGTGCCCGTCCCCGACCGCTTTCATCTCGGGAGCCTCCTGGCGGCATAGCTCTTTGGCATACGGGCAACGGGGGTGAAAGTAACAGCCGGTGGGAGGGTTGGCCGGGTTCGCCACCTCGCCCGAGAGGATAATCCGGTCCGATTTATGGCGCGGATCCGGGATGGGCTTCGCCGACAGAAGGGCTTCGGTGTACGGATGACGCGGGGAGGCGAACAGGGACTCGGTCTCCGCCGTCTCCACCATCTTGCCCACATACATGACCCCCACCCGGTCGGAAATATGCTGAATCACGCCGAGGTCGTGGGAAATGAACAAGTAGCTGAGGTTAAGATCGGCCTGCAGATCCTCCAGCAGATTGAGAATCTGCGCCTGAACCGACACGTCGAGGGCCGAAACCGCCTCGTCGCAGACGATGAAGGAAGGGTCCGTCGCCAGGGCGCGGGCGATCCCGATCCGCTGTCTCTGGCCTCCGCTGAAGGCGTGGGGATATCGCTCCAGGTGGCGGCTGTTCAGACCCACCATTTCCATCAGAGAAGAGACCCGCTGCTTCAGCTCCGAGCCGCCCATCAGGCCGTTGCACACAAGGGGCTCGGCAATGATGTTGAACACGGTCATTCGTGGATTCAACGAGGAGTATGGATCCTGAAAAATCAGCTGCATGTCGCGTCGGATCGCCCTCAGCTCGCGCCGGTCCAGCTCCAGAACATTGCGCATCATCCCCTTCCTGTCGCGGAACAGCACCTCGCCGGAGGATGGCTCCACGGCACGCAAAATGCAGCGCCCGAGCGTCGTCTTGCCGCAGCCCGATTCGCCGACGAGTCCGAAGGTTTCGCCGGGACGAATGGCAAACTGCACATCGTCTACTGCCTTCACATAGCCGGCGGTTCTCTGCAGAAAGCCCTTGCGGATCGGAAAATACTTCTTCACCGCCTTAACCTCCAGCACCGCCTGCTTGGCGTAACCCGCATCCGTTTTCATCGTACGGCCTCCTTTCTTGCGTCCTGTCCGCCGACAAGTACACAGCGGACGAAATGGCCTTCCTCGATCTCCGTAAGCGGAATGTCCTCCCGGTTGCACATCCCGTCGACCGCGTGCTTGCAGCGGGTGTAGAAGCCGCACCCCTTCGGCAGGTTCATCGGGAACGGTACCGTGCCTTCGATCGATTCGAGCCGGCGGTTCCCCCGGCCGATGGTCGGAATGGAATTCAGCAGGGCTTTCGTATACGGATGTTTGGGCGCGTGGAACAGGGTGTCGACGTCCGTATATTCGACGACCTTGCCCAGGTACATGACCGCCACATCGTCCGACATCTCGGCAATGACGCCCAGATCGTGCGTAATGAAGATGACCGAGGTGTCCCGGCTCTCCTTCAGGTCATTGATCAGCTGAAGCACCTGCGCCTGTACCGTCACGTCGAGGGCAGTCGTCGGCTCATCGGCAATGAGAACGGAGGGATGGCAGGACAGCGCCATGGCGATCATCGCCCGCTGCCTCATCCCGCCGGAGAGCTGGTGGGGATACTCCCCCATCCTCTGCTCGGGGTTAGACATGCCGACCTTGCGGAGGATCTCGACTCCGATCCGGTAAGCCTCCTCTTTGTCATCCGTTTCATGAAGGAGGATCGCCTCCATAATCTGATTTCCGATCGTATGGATCGGGGAGAAGGCCTTCATCGGCTCCTGAAAAATCATCGCGATCTCCCCGCCCCGGATGTCCCGGATTTCTTTGCCCCGGGGGTCCAGCCGGATCAGGTCCACCTCCTCGAGACCGCCCTCCGGCCGCATGCGCTTCAGCTTAATCTCCCCTTCCACCCGGCCGGGGGAAGGCACGATCCGGAGAAGCGCTTGGGAGGTAACGCTTTTGCCGCAGCCGCTTTCCCCGACGATGCCGAGCGTTTTGCCGCGCTTGATGCGCAGGTCAATGCCATCCACCGCCTTCAGGACTCCTTCGTCCAGATGAAAATGAACCTTGACGTCCTTCATTTCCAGAATGACGGCATCGGCTTCTGCCGTGTTTCCTTTCATAACGGGTTCACCTCGCTATTTGTAGGGATCCGCGGCGTCGCGCAGTCCATCTCCCAAAAAGTTGAACATCAGAACGGTCAGGATGATGAAGGCGGCCGGCCAGAGCAGCCATGGGTAATGGGCAAGCGTCTGCAGGTTCTGGGAATCCTGCAGCAGAACCCCCCAGCTGACAACCGGAGGCTGCAGGCCGATGCCGAGAAAGCTGAGCGCCGTTTCGCCGAGAATGGTTCCCGGGATCGACAAGGTGACGTTCACGATGATGTAGCTGGCGAAGGACGGGATCAGGTGCTTCCGGATGATCCGGAAGTCGCTCGCTCCCGCGAGCCGGGCCGCCAGCGTGAAGTCTTCCTCCCGAAGGGAAAGCATTTTGCCCCGGACCACACGGGCGAGCCCCGTCCAGCCGATAATCGAGAAGATGATGATCAGCCCGAAGTAGATCTGAAGCGCTGTCCAGCCCTTCGGCAGGGCGGCCGATAAAGCCATCCACAGCGGGATGGTCGGGATGCAGATGAGGAGGTCGATCGTGCGCTGGATGATGGTGTCGGTCACCCCGCCCAGGTAACCGGATATTCCTCCGAGCAGAAGGCCGAGAATCAAGGTCAGCACAATGCCTAGCAGACCGAACGAAAGCGAGATGCGGGCTCCGTACAGAATGCGGGAGAACAGGTCGTGGCCCAGTTTATCTGTCCCCATGAGAAGCAGCGGGCTGTCGGCATCCTTCAGACCGAACAAGTGGCGGTCCATCGGGATAAGGCCCCACATTTTGTAAGGCTCCCCCTTCACAAAGAGGGAAATGGAGTACTTCTTCTCCGGATCCTCCGAGAATGTCCGCCGGAAGGTCTGCGGATCCACCTTCTCGCTCATTCCGTAGACGAAGGGCTGCAAGGAGAAGCCTTTCTCGGGATCGACGAAGTGGATTTGGGAGGGCGGCGAATTTTTGTAAGCCGTGAACCGGGTTTCCGTTCCGTACGGACTAAGAAATTCACAGAAGAGCGCCACCAGATACAGCAGCAGAAGGACGATGGAGGAGAAGACCGCCAGCCGGTGCTTCTTGAACTTCCACCACATGAGCTGCCATTGGGAAGCGACCTCGAGGCTCGGATCCCGGGCTTCCTTCCGCCGGCGTCCCGCTCCCGTTCGTTTAAGCCGGTTCGCAATCGTGGTCATGGCGCTCATTCGCTAACCCCCCCGAAGCGGATTCTCGGATCGACGGCCGCGAGCAGAATATCGGAGAGCAGGGTTCCTATGACCGTCATAACACTCAGGATCAGAAGAAAGCTTCCCGTCAGATACATATCCTGGAACATCAGCGCCTTCAGCAGCATGGGTCCGGTGGTCTGGAGATTGAGGACGATCGAGACGATCGCCTCGCCGGAAATAAGGGCCGGCAGCGTCCAGCCGATGGTGCTGATCAGCGGATTAATCGCCATCCGGACGGGATATTTGAACAGGAGCTTCCTCTCGGCCACCCCTTTGGCCCGGGCCGTGATCACATACTGCTTAGACAGCTCATCGAGCAGCATCCCCCTCGTTACCCGGATGAGCGAAGCCGTTCCGGACATCCCGATCACGATAACCGGAAGAATCAGCCTCGGCAGCATGTTCATGATTTTGGCCGCATTCCAAGGGGCATCCACGAATTCAGGAGAGAACAGCCCGGTAATCGAGACCCCTGTCTGGACGAAGATGAAATAAACGAGGATGAGGGCGATCAGAAAGCCGGGAACGGCGAGGCCGATAAAGCCGATAAAGGTGAAGATGTAATCGAACACGGAATATTGATGAGTCGCCGAGTAGATGCCGATGGGAATGGCTACCGCCCAGACGAAGACCAGGGAGATGAGCGAGATCACCACGGTCAGCGCAAGGCGCGGGCCGATGACGTCGGCTACCGGCTGGTTCCATTGGAAGGAACGGCCCAAATCGCCATGCAGAATAATATTTTTGAGCCATATGAAATATTGCATGTACATCGATTTGTCGAGCCCGTATTCTGCCTGCAGATTGAGGATGGTGCTTTCCGAAACGGCATTGCCGGCCAGCTTCAGCTGCGCGATATAGGTGGTTAGGAAATCGCCGGGCGGCAGCTGGATGATGACGAAGACGATCATGCTGATGGCAATGAGCAGCGGGATCAGCTGCAGGACCCGGTAGGATATGTAATTCAACATAGGGATCCTCCTTTCCATAAGAAGCCGGGGGAGAGGGCTCCTCCCGCCCCGGCTCTGCTAACGGTCATTCTCATTTGCCGAAGAAAAATTGCTCCCCGCTGAAGTTGGCCGCGATCGCGAAGCTGGAGTCGCTCGGAATGTTGCGGAGCTTGGCGTTCACGATCAACGGCTGCTTCACCTCCGAAATCGGGATGAAATAGTACACCTTGTCTTTCATCTCCTGCTTAACCTGCTCGATGATCTTCTTCGCATCCGTCGGATTCGCCGCCGCCGCATTGTCGATCAACGTATACAGCTTTTTGACATCCGCAGGCGGTTCTTTCCCCTCCTTGCCTCCGGTCGTCCGCCATTTGTCCCACAGGGTTCCCCAGTTCGCCGTGCCCCAATCGCCCATGTACCATAGCGGAGTATGGGTCCAGATCATCGAGGCCTGCAGCTGATTGGCTTCGCGGCGTGTCGTATAGAGCGTCTGGTCGATCGTTTTCATCGTCACGTTCAGCCCGAGCTGCTTCCACATTTCCACCACCAGTTGGGTCATCGGAACAATGTCCGGCGCCTGGGCCCCCACCTCGAACGGAATGGTGAAGACTTTGCCGTCCGGACCCAGCCGCTTGCCGTCCGGTCCTTTCTTCAAGCCCATGTCGTCCAGCAGCTGGTTGGCCTTGGTCAGGTCAAAGGCCGGATCTTCGATGGTCCCCGGCTTGGCGAAGCCGTAATAGATTGTATCGATAATCTCCTTGCGGTTTAGAGCCAGATTCAACGCCTGCCGGAAGCGGACATCCTGCACCACCTTCTGCCAGGCCGGATCGTCGAACGTCTGGTTCAAGTAAATGTCCGTCGGCGTCACGTGCATGTTGGCGAGAAGGGCCTTGTAGCCGCTTTTCTCGTTCTCTTTGTAGAGGGGCATCTTCACAAGAGCCGCCGACTCCCGGGAGAAATCCACCTCGCCGGCAATGGTCTTCAAGCCGACCATCTCGATATCCTGAACGAGCGTGCTTTGGATCCGGTCAATGTAAGGCAGCTGGTTGCCGGCCGTATCGACCTTGAAGTAATAAGGATTCCGTTCGTAGCTTGCCATGTTCTCGGTGTATTTGGTCATCACCCACGGATAGAGGACGGGGAACCCGACGGCTTTCTGGTTGGCGAGCTCCCAGTTCGTGATGTCCTTGTCGTTGAAGAGGTTAACCCATTCCCCCGGCTGAAATCCGGCTTCCTTGATAGCGGGCTCCAGCTTCTCGAGAGGGGTGTATTTCTTGTGGAACTGCTTGAGGTAATGGGCCGGCTTCACGAGCTCGGTGTACCCCCGCCAGCCTTGAATGGCCAGCCGGATCAGAATGCCGCCGTACGGCCGGTCGAACGAAATCTTGAAATTGTACTCATCCGTTACCTCCAGCTTGAGCGGGGCTCCTTCGGCGACCCCGCCCGACCGCAGCCATACGGGGAAGATCGGCGTAAGCTCCGGGTTGTTCAACACATCCTCCACCGTAAACCGCACATCCTCGGTGGTCACCGGCTTGCCGTCCGACCATTTCAAGCCCTTGCGCATCTCAAAGGAAATGGTCTTCTGGTCGTCGCTCATCTTGTAGCCCTTCAGCACATTGCCGGTAATCTCCTCACCGAGAATCCCGGGCGTGTTCAGCAGAGGCTCGTTGTTCATGACGAATACGTCCGCATCCCAGTTTGGCGCCGAAGTAACCGTTCTCATGACTCCGCCGTACGTGCCGATCTCATACTTCATCTGGGAGGAGGGGATTTCATTGGTGATTTTGAAATCGGAGGGCAGCCGTTCCTTCACCGCGGCCAGATTCTTTCCGTCCAGGAAAGGAGATTGCTTGAAATCCGTCGGGATCGTTTGGGCTCCCGCCTGCCCTCCTCCTTCCGGCGCTTTCGTGGCTTCCGGAGGCTTGGCGGAGGCCGAGGGGGACGGGGACGTTGAAATGGCGGCGCTTTCACAACCGGTTAGAGCAACAGCCAAGCTGAGAGCGGAAACCAGGAGCAGGTTCCTTGATCTTCTCCATGACTTCATGAGCAACCCTCCGATTTTCTTGATTCTTGTTTGAGTTTTTTGGACTCCCCCCCATTTTTATTCCGAAGAACCAAATAATCAACAGCCAAGTCAGTAAATTGTCTGAAAATTCAAAAACAGAGCCAAATCCTCTACTCTCGTCTTTGAATCGACACCGAATACCCCACACGGATGGCGGAATCGCCTATTTTGAGGGCGCCCGTCCTCTCCTCCTGCCCCAAGAATACCGCTTCCCGTCTGGAGAAAACGCTTTTCCCGCGGCAAACTCCCACAAAAACAAAAAAAGTCCCACATGGGACTTTTGGGACCAACTCCAAGCCCGCCTGCCCGCGGCCCTGCAAGTCCTTAGCCCTGCTTCCTCATCTGCTGAGGAGTGAGGCCGAAGGCTTGCTTGAAGATGCGGTAGAATTGGGTTTTGTCCGGATATCCGACGCTTCGTCCGATGGCTTCCGCCGTTTCGTCCGTTTCGAGCAGAAGACGCTTGGCCTCCCGAAGCCGGATCTCCTGCACGTATTCGGTGAAGGTGGAGCCGAGCTGCTCTTTGAAGATCTTGCCGATGTAATAAGGGGAATAGAAGCTTTCCCGGGAAAGGTCCTGAAGCGTGATGCGGTCCGTATAATGCTCCTCGATATAGGTCAAGAGACCGGGCAATACGTTGCAGGCATCCCGGTGCTCGGTCCCCGCCAGGTTCTTCTGCATCATCCGGAAGGTTCGGGTCAGCAGAAGAGTCGTATAGCCGCGAAGCATGGAGCGGTATCCTTCTTTCTTGGCCGTGAACTCCTCCATCATCGCGTCCAGCAGGCCTTCCAGCTCAAGCATCGGCTTGCCGCGAAAGGAGACATGGCAGGCCGTTCCCGGAACCTTCCCTCCGAACTCCCGGAAGAGAGCGGGGGACAGCTCATAGGAAGCAGGCAAATCGGACACCGTTGTTCTTTCCTGCTCGCTTAGAAAATCCGGCTCGAACAGCAGATTGATGTACTGCATTTCCCCGGGGGAAGTAAACGAATGATAATCCCCCGGATTGATCCAAATCAGATCGCCCCGCTGGACGGGAAAGCCCTGTCCATTGATCAGCTGGGTGCCGGTTCCCCTCCAGATATAAACAAGCTCAATGAACGTATGCGTATGCTCCGGAAACGTTTCGTGAGGCTGACAGGACAGCTTCTGAAGGGCGACTTTCTCATCGTGCTCAATGTAATCTCCCGTGAGCAATACAATCATCTTCCACACTCCATTCTCATGGTCATGAAGGAATTCGATAGGCTGCTTCCCTTACGGTAATGTCACATGCACAAAGCTCCCTGTTTTATTCTATGCCGCGGGGACGAACACCTGCCTGCCCAAAAGAAAAAGAAACCGCGGGCGGGCGGTTTCCTTTGGTTGACGCTTTCTAAGTTTCTAAGGAAGAAGGCTTACGGAGAGGCCGTCTCCGGGGGGCGCGCTCCCCGTTTCAGCTCCCGGATCGAATAGCCGAAGTCCATCTGCAGGTGGGGATAATCCGGAAATCCGGACCAGTCTCCTCCCCAGGAGAACCCCAGGCCTTTGGCCAGGGCCACGACTTCCATCCAGTCCGCCTTGCCGTTCCGGTTGCCGTCGTATTTCAAATCCCAGAGGACTTTGCCGTCCTTGGTCTTCAGGGCAAAATCAACGGCCAGGCCGTAGTTATGATAGGAATCTCCACCCTGGACCTGGGTGACAACGGAGCCGCCGTCCTCCCTTCCCTTGCGGTAAAGGGCGTTCTGCTCCTCTACGGTGCGCAGGCCGTCGGTGATCAGAATCGGGATGCCCGCCTTGCGCGCGGCAGCTTCGAGCTCCGCCTGCTTGGCCGCAACGACCGGGTGAAGCTTGTCCACCGGAGGGACGTTCTTCTTGCTCTCTATGCCCCAATCGGGTAGAAGCTTATCGGCAAGAGGAAGCGGGCGAAGGAGCAGAATACCGGCGGCCGCCATGAGGGCCAGCAGGAAGATAGATCGTTTCTTGGCTTTGCGGGCAAGGGCCGGAGCGCTCTGCCTCGCGTAGGAATAGTTCGTTTTCATCCTCCTATCCTACCATGTCTGTTCTCGGAATGCAGCATCAAGGCAAAACGGCATGACCTGCCGGGATTCGGCTCCGGCTGACCGGAAGGATGATCTCGATGGTCGTGCCGCGGTTAACCCGGCTGGCGGCGCGAAACTCTCCGTGCAGGGACTCCACGATCTTGATGCTGACCATAAGACCAAGTCCGGTTCCGTTCTCCTTGGTGGTATAGAAGGGCTCGCCCAGACGGGAGATCCCTTCCTCGGGAATTCCGCATCCCTGATCCGTGAAGCGGATGCTGAGCTTTCCTTCGGGGAGCTCTTCCAGCTCCACCAGCAGCTTCCCGCCGGACGGCATGGAGTCCATGGCGTTTTTGATCACGTTAACAAAGACCTGCTTAAGCTGATTCTCGTCGCAGTCCACCAGGGAGCACAGGCTTTTGAATTCCGTTTGAACATCGATGTTGTTCAGGATGGCCTGAGGCTCCAGCAGCTTGAGAATGCTCTGGAGCACGTGCCGGACGTTGTTAGGCTGGCAGCGCATGGCCTGGGGCTTGGCCACCACCATAAACTCATTGATGATGAAGTGAATCCGGTCGAGCTCCGCGAGCATAATTTCGTAGAACTCATGATGAACGGCATTCCGCGACTTCAGCAGCTGGGTGAACCCCTTCAGCGCGGTGAGCGGATTGCGGATCTCATGAGCA contains:
- a CDS encoding ABC transporter ATP-binding protein — its product is MKGNTAEADAVILEMKDVKVHFHLDEGVLKAVDGIDLRIKRGKTLGIVGESGCGKSVTSQALLRIVPSPGRVEGEIKLKRMRPEGGLEEVDLIRLDPRGKEIRDIRGGEIAMIFQEPMKAFSPIHTIGNQIMEAILLHETDDKEEAYRIGVEILRKVGMSNPEQRMGEYPHQLSGGMRQRAMIAMALSCHPSVLIADEPTTALDVTVQAQVLQLINDLKESRDTSVIFITHDLGVIAEMSDDVAVMYLGKVVEYTDVDTLFHAPKHPYTKALLNSIPTIGRGNRRLESIEGTVPFPMNLPKGCGFYTRCKHAVDGMCNREDIPLTEIEEGHFVRCVLVGGQDARKEAVR
- a CDS encoding ABC transporter permease → MSAMTTIANRLKRTGAGRRRKEARDPSLEVASQWQLMWWKFKKHRLAVFSSIVLLLLYLVALFCEFLSPYGTETRFTAYKNSPPSQIHFVDPEKGFSLQPFVYGMSEKVDPQTFRRTFSEDPEKKYSISLFVKGEPYKMWGLIPMDRHLFGLKDADSPLLLMGTDKLGHDLFSRILYGARISLSFGLLGIVLTLILGLLLGGISGYLGGVTDTIIQRTIDLLICIPTIPLWMALSAALPKGWTALQIYFGLIIIFSIIGWTGLARVVRGKMLSLREEDFTLAARLAGASDFRIIRKHLIPSFASYIIVNVTLSIPGTILGETALSFLGIGLQPPVVSWGVLLQDSQNLQTLAHYPWLLWPAAFIILTVLMFNFLGDGLRDAADPYK
- a CDS encoding DeoR/GlpR family DNA-binding transcription regulator, which encodes MLAAERYQHILRLVNEWGSVRVADLSQLCRVTDETIRRDLDRLESEGHLLRSYGGAVRAQAQSTETSHELREAVHAGEKQSIAAAAARLLEPNDRIVLDASTTAIQLAVQLPDIPLTVLTNSLRISLLLSERKNITVIGTGGTLVPKSLSYVGPLAEQFLEEYHVNKAFLSCKGVHLERGISESNELQARVKRKMVAMADQVFVLADGSKFDVQAFTMISGWDGIHSVITDSQAPAGHVQSLQRRAIEVILAG
- a CDS encoding AraC family transcriptional regulator, with product MVRQLKRSQFMNELPLPFYINRCFHDEHNLPAEHSHDFIELVYLVSGSGEHLFEEESYPIHAGDVFIINPGEVHAYRTEPGERLEIINCLFTPELIHESLLKELGISQSMDYFYVHPFLDKRERFHHRLNLNGNSSAQVLSLLEGMIAEWEARRSGFQTILKLQMLQLLVLLSRCYTMRLVKESRKTKEGEHTLLVRRITGFLERHFDKKLPIPELCELFGISSRQLNRIFKQETGETVTDRIHSIRIDRAKQYLEEGDEKVISVAHRVGYEDPAFFTQLFRRKVGCSPGRYRSMNE
- a CDS encoding ABC transporter ATP-binding protein, whose product is MKTDAGYAKQAVLEVKAVKKYFPIRKGFLQRTAGYVKAVDDVQFAIRPGETFGLVGESGCGKTTLGRCILRAVEPSSGEVLFRDRKGMMRNVLELDRRELRAIRRDMQLIFQDPYSSLNPRMTVFNIIAEPLVCNGLMGGSELKQRVSSLMEMVGLNSRHLERYPHAFSGGQRQRIGIARALATDPSFIVCDEAVSALDVSVQAQILNLLEDLQADLNLSYLFISHDLGVIQHISDRVGVMYVGKMVETAETESLFASPRHPYTEALLSAKPIPDPRHKSDRIILSGEVANPANPPTGCYFHPRCPYAKELCRQEAPEMKAVGDGHYAACHFAGELELRGAAGL
- a CDS encoding sugar phosphate isomerase/epimerase family protein, translating into MEIGVVSRSFPKLTNEEAAQKMASNGFVWTELCFSQTDSNYWKYNGRSDLSAMTNERCRDIVETYRRHGVEVASLGVFTNLLEPDKEELQANLAYFERHMELAASCGVPVVATECGFVPGKRGIQAETYESVFAAFVDTFRWLAERAGHYGVKVALEPCVLDVVPSAKRTRDFLEQVGSEHVQVLLDPANLIANSSEEDMFSYLAPHIAYFHGKDRKVNDAYGRIVGDGDIRWPAFLELYHRHTEGLPFILEYVNPDNFVQVKDRVLNFDRMR
- a CDS encoding sensory rhodopsin transducer, with the translated sequence MLNGRKGYDLAGLELYDGDKESKGKGGKRMIGKTIWLIPDGYLPARSTGEQISHEAVCVLNLGEEDAAIRLTFYFEDREPMDRFRSFCGARRTHHIRLDRLTDDEGNPVPVGVPYAIQVESSVPVVVQHSRLDTSQEALALFTTMAYSPE